The DNA window GGCGCCCGGCTGCCGGCATATTAGGGAGGACGCTCATCACGTACACGCCTTTCGCCTCATACGCGGCCGGCTTTCCGGCATGCCGGTAGGCCACGACGATCGCCGCCTCTTTCGACTGTTCCATCAGCTGAAGCTGGCGCATCGTATATTCTTTATCGCTCTCCCCCTCCCGCTTGATCTCCTCCACTGGGTGCAGCTCATAAAACGGGCGGATATGGGCGAGCAAATACGCGACAACGTTCGCCCGCCCCATGCGGACCGTCGTCAGCATGAACGTTCCCGCATCGCGGTCGCCGTGTTCGACATGAACGAGCGGCTTTAAACTTTGCGCGCTTCCCGGCATCGTCACATAATACGGCAGTTTCATAAAAATCAGCAAAAAAGCGAGGACGATGCCAAAGAAAAATGCTGCGATGTATGTCCGTTTTTTCATTCGTGCCCTGGCTCCTTCCACTGTTCAATCGCTTGGCGGATCGCTCCGATCTGTCTCCGCGCCTCTTCCTCGCCGCGGGCGATGATTTCCTCAACATCGGTAAACGCCCGCGAACTGTACCGCTCAACACGCGGCCGGATCATCACATCGGAGGCGAGCTGGCGGTAAGCGACGAGCTCGGCTTGCAAAATATCGAGGCTCTGCCAGATGACATCGACAATCGATGCAATTTCCACCTCCGTGTTAAGCGGGGCGACATCGACGGCGATGACGACATCCGCTCCCATCGACCGGGCGACCGACACCGGCACCCGGTCGACGACGCCGCCGTCGACAAGCAGCCGTCCGTCTATCTCGGCCGGCACAAAAATGCCGGGAATTGAGATGCTCGCCCGCACCGCCTGGGCTGCTTCCCCTTGCCGGAATACGACTTTTTCCCCCGTCTGCAAATCGGCGGCGACAACCGCGACCGGCGGAGAAAGCTCCTCGATTTGCTTCCCTTTCGTCAACAACCGGATGAACTCGGCGATGCGCTCGCCGGCGATCAATCCCATTTTCGGCACCGTCCAGTCGAGAAAATCGTTGCGCCGGAACGATTTGGCGAGCCGGTAGAGTCGGTTGAGGCCGTGGCCGCTCGCATAAAG is part of the Geobacillus sp. 46C-IIa genome and encodes:
- a CDS encoding patatin-like phospholipase family protein, whose amino-acid sequence is MKAGSAVAKGGRIVPPKVGLALGSGGARGFAHLGVLKVLEEEDIPVSCLAGSSIGALIAVLYASGHGLNRLYRLAKSFRRNDFLDWTVPKMGLIAGERIAEFIRLLTKGKQIEELSPPVAVVAADLQTGEKVVFRQGEAAQAVRASISIPGIFVPAEIDGRLLVDGGVVDRVPVSVARSMGADVVIAVDVAPLNTEVEIASIVDVIWQSLDILQAELVAYRQLASDVMIRPRVERYSSRAFTDVEEIIARGEEEARRQIGAIRQAIEQWKEPGHE